One window from the genome of Gambusia affinis linkage group LG14, SWU_Gaff_1.0, whole genome shotgun sequence encodes:
- the LOC122843204 gene encoding major histocompatibility complex class I-related gene protein-like, which produces MWNKMIKFLLTLLFCLLSSAEKHFLKIYYSGSSGLPHFSQFEVVAEVDGSLVAYCNRTDFRITQDWVKKIFDDDVELFTFFKMKCYQTLPNVLQARISDLKQRFKQPEGVHVFQWIDSCGWDTETEELFSVLQYGYNGEDFIALDVEKLSWIALKQEAIPTKLAWDSDRARFDINKIFISQLCPGWLKRSLDYGRNFLMRTELPSLSVLQTSPSAPVSCHATGFYPDKARLFWRKDGEEIHQFMNHEEILPNNDGTFQMSADLHVSSVVVADWWRYDCVFQFLDAEDKIILRLDEAAIKTNKMNPSNVAFFTTVVGIFICALIAMIVAYLYRKRIKALERDSDISEKQNLKN; this is translated from the exons ATGTGGAACAAGATGATTAAGTTTTTATTGACGcttcttttctgtctcctttcaTCAGCTG agaaacattttctgaagattTACTACTCTGGATCTTCGGGACTCCCACACTTCTCTCAGTTTGAGGTTGTTGCGGAGGTTGACGGATCTCTGGTCGCTTATTGCAACCGGACAGATTTTAGAATAACACAAGACTGGGTGAAGAAAATTTTTGATGATGATGTGGAACTGTTCACCTTTTTCAAGATGAAGTGTTATCAAACTCTACCGAACGTACTTCAGGCCAGGATTTCTGATTTGAAACAAAGATTCAAACAGCCTGAAG gtgtCCATGTATTCCAGTGGATTGATTCCTGTGGCTGGGATACAGAGACTGAAGAGCTCTTCAGTGTTTTGCAGTATGGTTATAATGGAGAAGACTTCATTGCTCTGGACGTGGAGAAGCTGTCATGGATTGCTCTAAAACAAGAAGCCATCCCCACCAAACTGGCCTGGGACTCTGACAGAGCTAGATTTGACATTAATAAGATATTCATCTCTCAGTTGTGCCCTGGTTGGCTGAAGAGATCTTTGGACTATGGGAGAAACTTTCTGATGAGAACAG AGCTTCCCTCTCTGTCTGTTCTGCAGACGTCTCCCTCTGCTCCAGTCTCCTGCCACGCTACAGGTTTCTATCCTGACAAAGCCAGGCTGTTCTGGAGGAAAGATGGAGAGGAGATTCATCAGTTCATGAACCATGAGGAGATCCTTCCCAACAACGATGGGACCTTCCAGATGAGTGCAGACCTGCATGTTTCCTCAGTCGTTGTTGCAGACTGGTGGAGATATGACTGTGTTTTCCAGTTCCTTGATGCTGAAGACAAAATCATCCTCAGACTGGATGAAGCAGCGATTAAAACCAACAAGA TGAATCCCAGTAACGTTGCCTTCTTCACCACCGTCGTTGGaatatttatttgtgctttGATTGCCATGATTGTCGCATATCTTTATCGCAAAAGGATAAAag CTCTTGAAAGAGACTCTGATATCTCTGAGAAGCAGAACCTAAAGAACTGA